One Xyrauchen texanus isolate HMW12.3.18 chromosome 26, RBS_HiC_50CHRs, whole genome shotgun sequence genomic window, GATCAGTGAGCTGAAGTTGTTTTCCCATTATGCATCAGTGCAGTGAGGATTAATCTGTCAGGAGTAGTTTAGGTTTGGAGACTGGATAGCTTACCTACTTTATCCTTCAATGGGACTGAGCAGGGCTACCGATAAGCAAGGACAACTGTCCCTTTTGTCACATGTTCTATGTTTTTTATCGGGAGAAATAATTTCTAACCGCAACCCTAGGACTGAGCATGAGGGCACAAAGAATCCACTATGCAGACCTGTCTAGCTGTGCTGGGTCCATGCCGATACCTGTCCGGATTAGTGACCTGCAGCTGGAATAATGGTTAATAAGTCCAATGGAGTAAAAACGATACACTGCTCTCTAGCGCCATGTACCAAGACTTTTGATCTTTAGGATCAGCTTCTGCTCTTTGGTTTTGCTTGCTCAAGTCCTTTACTAGACCCTAAATTCTGCCGTTTTCAGCAGAATTCCTTGAACCATTAGGTGTTCATATTTCCTCTCAGAAAAGGACAGAGGAGGGTGGAGGTTTGGAGAGAACGGTACACTGCTAATCAAGGCCAGAAGCAGAAATACTTAAATGTGTTTTctatcaaaaactaaaattctgtgGCTAAAATTCCAGGACATAATATAAGCCTGTCTGGACTCAATCAAAATAATAAGGCTTCCATAGAGCCAACATAAGAACAACTGCGGCAGGATGCTTTGACAATTCAGAAGCTTTGTAAAAGCATTTTTGAAACAAATTTGAGAATAATTGAACAGTTTAGTATTTTCTTGCCTGTTTCTGGAGAGTTGTGCAAGTAATCAGAAAGAAGCCTTTTTAACCCACCTTGTGTTAACCAAATTAAATTCCATCAATAGCAGACTCGCAAGGAACCTACGACAGGCCTGTGTACTTCATTTTATGCCCTCTTTTTTAGAGGAATTTGAGATTAACTTTTGGCTCTGCACTGCAAAACTTGTTTGCACTTGATATCCTAATCTATGCTCTTCCAATATCATGGTGTTTTTGCAACATGTATCTGCATATAAGAACATGTAGCTACTCTAATCCATCCTGAAAACTTTAAAAAGAGACTGTAACGTTTTGTGTTAACGTGTCAGAAAAAGTATGTTACATCATAATCCGCATCTGAGGGGTATACAATGTATTGTATCTGATTAGGTTTACATGTCTTGTCCACAACTTTGTAAAGCTTTACATTTTAACAGTATTACGGCCGAAGGCTGTCCAAAAGAGTTATGCTATGTCATtagataataaatacaattatgtcTTTAATCCACCCGAGTTTCAAACGTATTACCAgtcatcattttttattttttttttcatttctcttGCAGAAGAGGTTGACTACAGCAGCTTTGGCACCAGCACACTGACCCGGAAAAAGAAGGCTGTTGTTACTCTCCGCAACGACCTGAACCGGAAGCGGCCACATATCCGCATTGGTATGCCTCAGGACTTCCGTCCCGTGTCATCCATTATTGACGTGGACATACTTCCTGAGTCCCACCGGAGAGTTCGACTCTACCGGTATGGCTCAGACAAGCCTCTGGGCTTCTACATCCGTGATGGCACCAGTGTCCGTGTTACAGCCCATGGTTTGGAAAAGGTCCCGGGTATCTTCATCTCCCGCCTGGTCCCTGGTGGCCTGGCCGAGAGCACAGGCCTGCTTGCCGTCAATGATGAGGTCCTGGAGGTCAATGGCATTGAGGTGACCGGGAAGACATTGGACCAGGTAACGGACATGATGATTGCAAACAGCCACAACCTTATTGTGACTGTGAAGCCGGCAAACCAGCGCAACAATGTGGTGCGTAGCAGTCGCATCTCTGGCAGTTCGGGTCAGTCATCTGACAGCAGCGGTTCTGTGGGCTACCCCGCCATCACTGCACCCTCAGGTGCCACCGCCATCAGCCATGGTTATAGCCCAGAAGACCTGGAGAGTGACGAGGAGTCGGACATCGTAATTGAGAGCAACATCAAACGGCCATCACGCCGCTCTAACGCATCGGTTGCTTCGACTGCATCCCGGTCCCAGATGCAAACGACTGCAGTTGCCCCACCCAGCCCCCCTACACGACCCCAAACAAGACCCCCATCCACCGTATCGACTGCCTCTTTCCATTCTCAACCGAGCTTTAATGGCACAGTGCACAACAGTTTGAGTTACAAGCTTCACAAGGACCTTACCCTCCAGCACCACCCCTACCACAGCAGTAACCCCACTATGAGGGGGAGCAATGGCAGCCTGCACAAAATCCTCAGCAGTCTGAGGACAGACGCCCGTCACAGCCTGTCTTTACCCAGAGGAGGGGTGGAGGAGGATGGCACAGTTATCACTTTATAAGTGATAGCTGGGCCAACCTCCAGAGACTTGGCCTTTCAGCCTGGGAAGTCAGACTTGACTTTGAACCTCACAAACTTTAAGGGTTTTGTAAAATGAATAATTTAACAGAAACATTATCTGTAAATTTCACACTTTGAAATGATTGCTCTTAATGTGTTGTGATGTCTTATAAGTCAAAAATGTCATCAGAAttagtggtgtgtgtgttttcaaaagCGGAGCCATTGATTTTATCATGTCTATCAACTTTTTGTACTTGTTTAGAGGTTAATTTTAATCATATTATCTAAACATCTTCTGGGACCAGAAATTAGGTTTAGTcctgtgtgtgtgatgttttatACTGTTTACATTTCTTACCTGAAAACATTTGCTCCTGGTGTAATGGAAAAAGCTGATTTACACTTAATTAGCCacacaaactttttttattaactcCAAGTTAATAAATAGTATTACTATTCATTATTATGAATTTCTTGTATATTTCTGTTGAATGTGTTCAATACCTTAATACCATAAATAACTGTTTGGCAAATTCCCTCAACCTTGATATATTTAACATGGCTTGATTCAACATCACAAAAGAACATTGTAATTCCACAAATCTAATAAATGAGATGATCTTATCTTATGCTATCTTAAAACCTATTCTAATGTCttgtttttaagtaatttaaaaaGATGTTGACTTGGGTTTGGTTTAATTAGAAATGTATAGGTAGTTCACACTTTGATGTCTTCATATAGACCTCTTGCCTTAAAGAAGCCCAGTGGAATGCGAAGTGGTCGGTTCTGTTTAAGCCCGCGCACATATTTTCTGTCACCTCACTGTTAATTAGCCCTCACCTCTGACCTCCACGAAGTCTTTAAGGTAATCCAGCCAGTGAGCATACTTAAATCCAGTCAAATTTAAGGATTTAAAGGGTTTCATctgagtgttatttttttttttacacattgggAACAATTATGTTTTGAAGCACACTCTAGTAGTGTGGTTAGGCTGAAGTAGTTTTTGTTTGTTAAGATGCTCCTTCTAGGTAGGTTTTCACTTGTGACTTGTCTTTCAGAAATCTGTGTAATACTTGTCTATGTGTAATTTAAAACCACTGTGGATATACCTTTTGTTTGCTTTTAGGTTGACTGAATTGTTTTATCATGTTAAAACAAGGACTAACCTTCATATCCAGCATTTTTGTAGATATGAGCATTTTGCATTTGAGTCCCTCCTACATGCATAATTTTCCCAAACCATACATACTCGGTATTTAGATGTGACCActggaaataaaatattataacgtTAAACTGATAAAAGTAGGGACATGGAGGAACAAGAGCACGGTTGAGTTGAAAAAGATGTATTGTGAGTCGCCATCTGCTGGCCGTTCTGTGAACTACCATTACACGACATGGAGCGTCTCCCCTTTCCTGCGAagaattgcatttttatattttgcattaaacatttatgCTGATTTCTTGGTTAATTTATATCTGTTTTAACGTTGAATAAATCTAATGGAAATAAAAGGAAGACTAGATTAAAAAAAAGCAGATTATTAAAGAAATGTGTACAATCATGTCCCCCTCTTTTGTGTGTCATATTTCTGTTTTAACTAATCATCTTGTAAAATTCATGTAGAATGTAGAATATTATTTGATGGTTTAACCTGATGAAGTTTGGTAATTATTCTGTGTCTGAAAATGCTCCTGAAGGTTTAGCCATTGCAGTCAATGTTGGTTGTCAGGCCCTTTCCATACAAAAATACATGGAACATGTGAATATtgcctgtttttttgttgttgttgtttttttttactgatgtcaaactttttaaaatacataataaattctGAGATCGACAAATATATTCTTATTCTTTCTTTACATTCCCAGTTTTGTGTACTGTAAAGTGAAAATTTTATTacactgcagttttttttttttttttttttataaatatctataaaagtaaccttaaaaacaaaataatgaataatttatttaatttggatGTATTCATTTTCTAATACAGTTATGAATTCATCagcttattcattttaataatttagcttttaaattaataatcatcaaaattagaatatgtaaataaactttattaattgataaatgtaatttgaaGAAATGTTCATTTCATACAAGGTTATTTATCTGTtcataaatgtatacatatttatCCATATCTATCCATCCAATTTTCTATTAgattaatttttgttattttcactaaaaacatttgattaaaaGTTAAGAGTTTTTCTAATTATTTATCTATAATATagagataaaatataatattattatatagaaTATAAGATATGAAGATAcaatagaaaaaaacatttaataaaactaataataatacattttcattaactaaataaataaatggtcaattacatgaatttgaaaatgttggtaccatgtttaaaaaaaaatcttatatttatttttttgtaagttATTCTTGCtttatgaaaaatgttgcaaAAATAATTAGGAGGTTAAGGACATATTTAAGTAAGCCTTATAAAGTAAAATATCACATGGTTTTAAATGTGTagttgtgttaattttttttatttgtttttgtcttgtctATTTTGAAATCCATCCAAGATCAGTTTGAGTTTGACAAAGTATTAACGTGTTATATGTGACGTCACTGTATGACTGCgccgccatgtttgtgaccaaaattccatatttCTTCATTGTGCTGCGCTGTGAGATGAGGCAAAGTCAGCGgaatttttgtttctatttataaatcttgaaaaggTGATACTGCTGTGTAATTaccgagcgtagaagttgttcagcgcatctggaagggaggctgtGGCAATACGgcaccgggtgcgtaggatcacgacccggccccgccctgccacagaggcatctttgtcacaggcaactgatgttgtcctgtagttggtgatggcctggatgccctgcctcATGCGCTGCGTGCCGCCGCTGTCCTGgcagtgactgtggattctctgggcgtgtgcacgctaTGCCtttctgatggcccgggacagtttggcccttgctgttcttagggccgccttgttgcctgctctgaaggcggagtctcgggtcctcagaagcacacgcacctccgcagtcatccatggcttctggttgtggcgtgtggtgatggtcttggagaaagtgacatcatcaatgcacttgctgatgtagctggtcactgatgctgtgtattcctccaagttggtagagtcgccatatgttgcagcgtccctgaacatgtgccagcccagtcagtacactcaaaacagtcctgaagagtagagatggctcctgctcgccaggttttcacctgcttctgaagctaGCATACTGATATTCGGATGCAGGGAATGGCTCTCTTTTCTGCTGAGCCCCTAAAGGGTCAATGTAGTGGGGgaaaaaataagcaaatgcttttgcgttctctcacaaaaCTTTGCATTACCCTGATAATTTTTGCATGCTCTCACAAAACTTTTGCGTTCTCTTGCCAGTTATTTTGCATTCTCGCATATTATTTTGCATTCTCGCATAttattttgcattctctcgcaaaaTGTGCATCATAATGACAGTCTTCTGCTTGCTCTCCTATGTGTATTCCAGCATTATTCCAGCTTTTGAGTTCAACATGAAGAGAAAGCCTGTGCAATGACAGAGTGAAGCCCAAAAGACAATACTTTGGCAATGCACAAATCATAATCTTCAATTTATGAATGTGTGAAAATAAAGACAGCAcagttaaaattacattaaatgtgagTGGTCCAATGGAATcgcatattattattgtttttgttgtcgTTGTGATGGTGTTTCCCTCTCcattaataaagcaataaatgcTTCATTATGTGTGGTGAATGATGGTTTGGGGCTTTAAAATAACTGCAATTCGGAACTCACTTTTAACTCATtcacaggggcgtagattccagtggggatggggggaggtaacccctCCTATATTCAGAAGAAGCAAGTACaaaccccccaatatttataccatgatcaatggaaacatgcaaATTCTTCATACCCCCCATACCCTACTTGATCCCTATTATACTCACAACCCAAGAAAAATCCAAATCCTTATATTTtctaacttttttatttaaatataatactctctatataataatataactctcttctctcctcttcaTACCTACTACATTCAAATATGACATGCTCAACTGTTTCTCTTCCTCCACAACACTCACATAAAGCATTTTCATGTACTCCAATTATATGCAGTATGAATTCAAACCTGAATACCCAAGTCTTAACCTAGTAATTATAAATATTCCTTTTACTATCTACCATTTTTTTAATCGTATATGTCTACAATCATTATTTCAAACCTCTTGCCATTCTTTAACAATATTTTTCCTTATAATGGATTTAATATCACATTCATCCTAACATCCACTTCTTtcctttttaaagcatttttagctaGCTCATCTGCCACTTCATTACCCGATATCCCTTCATGTGCTGGTACCCAACAGAATCCTACTTCCACTAATTTCCTATATATTTGCCACAGTAATGTAAATATGTAATTCCTCAGATCTTTACTTGATGACTCTAGATTTGGGTCTCTTGAACCATCTGTATATATTTGAGTTCTTGTATAAAATTTTTCCTTGATATgcttatttacattatatttcatTTGTCCTATTTAAACCCATTCTCTGTTCTTACATCTCTTTTCTTATATCTATTTCTACATCAGGGAATATCCATGACGGAACATCACTCCATACAGGTGACACATTAAATATTCTGTCTACAATTTGATACTTTCTGCCACATCACTTATAATCCACCCAAAACCCCTTCATTTCTTAATTATTTACTCCCAACAGTTATTTAAAACATCAGAAGCAATATGGCTTCCAGCATGACTATTCAAGGTTGCCAAATATGCCAACAACAATTTTATTCTGAGTATATTCATTGGCCTTTCATTTGCCTCAACCGGTGTCGTCTTAACTGCTTCTAGACATATTCTGAGAGTTCTGTACTGTAATTGATTTAACAATGTTATTGAAGCAGCACCATAAATCATGCATCCATAATCAATCACAGACCTTATCATGGCTTGATACAGTATATCATCAATAATAGTGTTCTTTCTGCTCCCCATTCTTTCCCCACTATTGCTCGCATCACATTTAAAATTCTTAGACATTTTTATCCATTTCATCTATATGTTTCTTCCATGTATAAAGGCTATCAAACCACATACCTTAAATATATTCACACATTCTATTAATTTTCCAAATAGTAATAATTCTAAATTATTGGGAATTTATTTTTTACGAGTATTGTACATACAACATGATTTGCTCGATGACAATTTAAATCTCCAATCTACTGACCTTTGTTCCACCTTTTTAATAGCTGTCTGCATACTTAAATTCACATGAGAAATATTTTGGCCTCTCTTCCATATAGCACTGTCATCTGCATACAAAGCACACCCTATACTTAGACATAAGTTTGCAAATATATAATTATCCATTATGTTCAAATGCAATGGACTAATGACACTACCTTGTGGAATGACATTTTCAGCAGAGGAAATAGATGATAAACATGAACCTACATGTACCACAAATATTCTATCAAATAAAAACTGTAGAAACCAATTATACATGTTTCCTTCTATTCCTAGTCTTGATGCTTTAATTAGCAGGCCCTCTCTCCATATAGTATCATATGCCTTCTCAATATCAAAATAAACCACTGCCATAACCTCTTTCATAACAATAGACTTTTCTATATCATTGCTAATCTTAATTAGCGCATCCATTGTTGATCTTCCACTTCCGAATCCACATTGCTATTTAGAATATTTACCCTTTCTTTCTAGATCACAAGATAATCTCTGAACTATCATGTTTCCCATTCATTTACATAAATTTGAAGTTATTGCTATTGGATGGTAACTTCCTGACTTGGTTGGATCTTTCCCTGGTTTCTACCTGCTTCCAGACCTTTGGAATTATACCTTCCTCCCATATCCCAAAGATGAAACATTGTTTGATAAATGTTTAAACATTATATAGCTTAATCTATCTAGACCAGGTGCAGTATTAGAACAGTTTTGCAATGCAATTTTCAATACTGTAATTGTATATTCCATATCTAGACAactattactatttttttttcttcataatatCTAGATTGTTTTCTAAAATAACTCTTCTTCTTAATTCATACTCTTCTCCCAAATCTATACTGTGGAATCCTTCTCAAGACTTAGAAGTTAAcatcccaaaatgttttatttatctatATCTGTTACAGCTACAATATCATCTTCTACTAAAACTGGTATTTGAATCGACTTTCTACCTTT contains:
- the LOC127620034 gene encoding partitioning defective 6 homolog gamma-like; translated protein: MNQSFNNKSQSLRSLNMNAVEVKSKYGAEFRRFSVDRLKPGKFDEFYNLIMTIHRIANMEVMIGYADIHGDLLPINNDENFCKAVSTAHPLLRIFIQKQEEVDYSSFGTSTLTRKKKAVVTLRNDLNRKRPHIRIGMPQDFRPVSSIIDVDILPESHRRVRLYRYGSDKPLGFYIRDGTSVRVTAHGLEKVPGIFISRLVPGGLAESTGLLAVNDEVLEVNGIEVTGKTLDQVTDMMIANSHNLIVTVKPANQRNNVVRSSRISGSSGQSSDSSGSVGYPAITAPSGATAISHGYSPEDLESDEESDIVIESNIKRPSRRSNASVASTASRSQMQTTAVAPPSPPTRPQTRPPSTVSTASFHSQPSFNGTVHNSLSYKLHKDLTLQHHPYHSSNPTMRGSNGSLHKILSSLRTDARHSLSLPRGGVEEDGTVITL